The proteins below are encoded in one region of Hordeum vulgare subsp. vulgare chromosome 3H, MorexV3_pseudomolecules_assembly, whole genome shotgun sequence:
- the LOC123439221 gene encoding putative E3 ubiquitin-protein ligase SINA-like 6, which produces MVAAAWEEEPATLNLPKKLFHCAACRAPLKPPVFKCDKEHFVCCACGRNGGGDGATKHCGPCGHDVSYAHSAFMDSVVGAYKVPCTYKHHGCASSIVYHAAAEHNDKCAHAPCYCLECTPPFEGSPAQLLRHLTAPSGKHSWPMDKIKYEANTDADTRPVYTGVLWVDGPPAPPGQLMCTFRHQATMASCSVPGEVDMEQGWLHAHVNPSMLHGESGEVHLRLRITKFP; this is translated from the exons ATGGTGGCCGCGGCGTGGGAAGAGGAGCCCGCCACCTTGAACCTGCCCAAGAAATTGTTTCACTGCGCCGCCTGTCGTGCCCCCCTCAAACCTCCAGTGTTCAAG TGCGACAAGGAGCATTTCGTGTGCTGCGCCTGCGGGCGCAATGGCGGCGGCGACGGAGCCACCAAGCACTGCGGTCCATGCGGGCATGACGTCTCCTACGCCCACTCAGCCTTCATGGACAGCGTGGTCGGCGCCTACAAGGTGCCGTGCACGTACAAGCACCACGGCTGCGCGAGCTCCATCGTGTACCACGCGGCGGCGGAGCACAATGACAAGTGCGCGCACGCGCCCTGCTACTGCCTCGAGTGCACGCCACCGTTCGAGGGCTCGCCGGCGCAACTCCTGCGACACCTCACTGCGCCGTCCGGCAAACACTCCTGGCCCATGGACAAGATCAAGTACGA GGCCAACACCGACGCCGACACGAGGCCGGTGTACACGGGCGTGCTCTGGGTGGATGGTCCTCCAGCACCCCCGGGCCAACTCATGTGCACCTTCCGGCACCAAGCGACCATGGCGAGCTGCTCCGTCCCGGGCGAGGTGGACATGGAACAGGGCTGGCTCCATGCGCATGTCAACCCGAGCATGCTGCACGGAGAGTCCGGCGAGGTTCATTTGCGCCTCCGTATCACCAAGTTTCCGTGA
- the LOC123441293 gene encoding E3 ubiquitin-protein ligase SINA-like 3, with protein sequence MIRSPRSPPRRAPGAARAQLQRSCTRSPHSSPTASSCTPAYDARAPVHPVHHTHLHTHAYTVYPVHPTRLVRAHTRSGRAEFIATLAKVSYIVGCREYYTTCTMGHTICSSCRDKLPDKCCFCSLPTVYNRCHRLEDVVESIQLACSNSEHGCTARITHYQKDEHEKDCPHVPCFCPVTDCSFKGPTAMLLEHFSRVHRAPSTKFIYNEAFGVRIHGDAPDSLILVGEDGHVFMLEVEMESAGGVISICCVQPHITGSKFKCKLSIYCNETGYAQAAEFETRNTNLYDGMPKDFMFLVPKVLLQRAITTVVVTLRPQ encoded by the exons ATGATCCGCTCGCCGCGCTCTCCTCCACGACGCGCTCCCGGCGCAGCTCGCGCCCAGCTCCAACGGTCATGCACCAGATCGCCGCACAGCTCGCCAACGGCCTCCTCCTGCACCCCTGCGTATGATGCGCGCGCACCCGTGCACCCCGTGcaccacacacacctacacacgCACGCCTACACCGTGTACCCGGTGCACCCGACGCGTCTGGTGCGTGCCCATACACGCTCCGGCCGCGCCGAGTTCATCGCCACG CTTGCAAAAGTGTCTTATATTGTGGGGTGCAGGGAGTAT TATACCACG TGCACCATGGGCCATACCATATGTTCATCTTGCCGTGACAAGCTCCCAGACAAGTGTTGCTTCTGCTCCCTTCCCACAGTCTACAATCGCTGCCACCGGCTAGAAGATGTGGTTGAAtcaatccaacttgcttgttccaacagcGAACACGGATGCACTGCAAGGATAACACACTACCAGAAAGATGAGCATGAGAAAGATTGCCCGCACGTGCCATGCTTCTGCCCGGTAACCGACTGCAGCTTCAAAGGGCCAACTGCAATGCTCCTGGAGCATTTCTCACGCGTGCACAGGGCGCCCAGCACGAAATTTATATACAACGAGGCGTTTGGGGTCCGCATCCATGGCGATGCTCCTGATTCACTCATTCTTGTGGGCGAGGATGGGCACGTCTTCATGCTCGAAGTGGAAATGGAGTCCGCCGGCGGTGTCATCTCAATTTGCTGTGTTCAGCCTCACATTACTGGATCCAAGTTCAAGTGCAAGCTATCAATATATTGCAATGAAACGGGCTACGCTCAGGCTGCCGAGTTCGAAACGAGGAACACTAATCTGTATGATGGAATGCCCAAGGACTTCATGTTCCTTGTGCCCAAGGTGTTGCTTCAACGTGCCATAACCACTGTGGTTGTGACTCTCAGGCCACAATAG